Proteins encoded together in one Lutra lutra chromosome 4, mLutLut1.2, whole genome shotgun sequence window:
- the SLC6A9 gene encoding sodium- and chloride-dependent glycine transporter 1 isoform X2: protein MVGKGAKGMLNGAVPSEATKRDQNLKRGNWGNQIEFVLTSVGYAVGLGNVWRFPYLCYRNGGGAFMFPYFIMLIFCGIPLFFMELSFGQFASQGCLGVWRISPMFKGVGYGMMVVSTYIGIYYNVVICIAFYYFFSSMTHVLPWAYCDNPWNTPDCAGVLDASNLTNGSRPAAPPGSLSHLLNHSLQRTSPSEEYWRLYVLKLSDDIGNFGEVRLPLLGCLGVSWVVVFLCLIRGVKSSGKVVYFTATFPYVVLTILFVRGVTLEGAFTGIMYYLTPQWDKILEAKVWGDAASQIFYSLGCAWGGLITMASYNKFHNNCYRDSIIISITNCATSIYAGFVIFSILGFMANHLGVDVSRVADHGPGLAFVAYPEALTLLPISPLWSLLFFFMLILLGLGTQFCLLETLVTAIVDEVGNEWILQKKTYVTLGVALAGFLLGIPLTSQAGIYWLLLMDNYAASFSLVIISCIMCVSIMYIYGHRNYFQDIQMMLGFPPPLFFQICWRFVSPAIIFFILVFTVIQYRPITYNHYQYPGWAVAIGFLMALSSVICIPLYALFQLCRTDGDTLLQRLKNATKPSRDWGPALLEHQTGRYAPTIPPSPEDGLEVQPLHPDKAQIPMVGSNGSSRLQDSRI, encoded by the exons ATGGTAGGAAAAGGTGCCAAAGGGATGCTG AATGGTGCTGTGCCCAGCGAGGCCACCAAGAGGGACCAGAACCTCAAACGGGGCAACTGGGGCAACCAGATCGAGTTTGTACTGACGAGCGTGGGCTATGCCGTGGGCCTGGGCAATGTTTGGCGCTTCCCATACCTCTGCTATCGCAACGGGGGAG GAGCCTTCATGTTCCCCTACTTCATCATGCTGATTTTCTGCGGGATTCCCCTCTTCTTTATGGAGCTGTCCTTCGGCCAGTTTGCAAGTCAGGGCTGCCTGGGGGTCTGGAGGATCAGCCCCATGTTCAAAG GTGTGGGCTATGGCATGATGGTAGTGTCCACATATATCGGCATCTACTACAATGTGGTCATCTGCATCGCCTTCTACTACTTCTTCTCGTCCATGACGCATGTGCTACCCTGGGCTTACTGTGATAACCCCTGGAACACGCCTGACTGTGCCGGGGTGCTGGACGCCTCCAACCTCACCAATGGCTCCCGGCCCGCCGCCCCGCCAGGCAGCCTCTCCCACCTGCTCAACCACTCCCTCCAGCGGACCAGCCCCAGCGAGGAGTACTGGAG GCTGTACGTGCTGAAGCTCTCAGATGACATCGGGAACTTTGGGGAGGTGCGACTGCCCCTCCTTGGCTGCCTCGGTGTCTCTTGGGTGGTGGTCTTCCTCTGCCTCATCCGAGGGGTCAAGTCTTCAGGGAAA GTGGTGTACTTCACAGCCACGTTTCCCTACGTGGTGCTGACCATCCTGTTCGTCCGAGGTGTGACCCTGGAAGGAGCCTTCACTGGCATCATGTACTACCTGACCCCCCAGTGGGACAAGATCCTGGAGGCCAAG GTGTGGGGGGATGCTGCCTCCCAGATATTCTACTCGCTGGGCTGTGCCTGGGGAGGCCTCATCACCATGGCTTcctacaacaaattccataacaACTGCTATCG gGACAGCATCATCATTAGCATCACGAACTGTGCCACCAGCATCTACGCCGGGTTCGTCATCTTCTCCATCCTGGGCTTCATGGCCAATCACCTGGGTGTGGACGTGTCCCGTGTGGCTGACCATGGCCCTGGCCTAGCCTTCGTGGCTTACCCCGAGGCCCTCACCCTgctgcccatctccccactctgGTCCCTGCTCTTCTTCTTTATGCTCATCTTGCTGGGGCTGGGCACTCAG TTCTGCCTCCTAGAGACGCTGGTCACAGCCATTGTGGACGAGGTGGGAAATGAGTGGATCCTGCAGAAAAAGACCTACGTGACCTTGGGTGTGGCTTTggctggcttcctgctgggcatCCCCCTCACCAGCCAG GCAGGCATCTACTGGCTGCTGTTAATGGACAACTATGCGGCCAGCTTCTCCTTGGTCATTATCTCCTGCATCATGTGTGTGTCCATCATGTACATCTATG GGCACAGGAACTACTTCCAGGACATCCAGATGATGCTGGGCTTCCCACCGCCCCTCTTCTTCCAGATCTGCTGGCGCTTTGTGTCTCCAGCCATCATCTTT TTCATTCTCGTCTTCACCGTGATCCAGTACCGGCCAATCACCTACAACCACTACCAATACCCAGGCTGGGCTGTGGCCATCGGCTTCCTGATGGCTCTGTCCTCCGTCATTTGCATCCCCCTCTATGCCCTGTTCCAGCTCTGCCGCACAGATGGGGACACGCTCCTccag CGTTTGAAAAATGCCACAAAGCCAAGCAGAGACTGgggccctgccctcctggagcacCAGACTGGGCGCTATGCCCCCACCATCCCACCCTCTCCTGAAGACGGACTTGAGGTCCAGCCGCTGCACCCGGACAAGGCCCAGATCCCCATGGTGGGCAGTAACGGCTCTAGCCGCCTGCAGGACTCCCGGATATGA
- the SLC6A9 gene encoding sodium- and chloride-dependent glycine transporter 1 isoform X1, with amino-acid sequence MASACGPVALSSPEQNGAVPSEATKRDQNLKRGNWGNQIEFVLTSVGYAVGLGNVWRFPYLCYRNGGGAFMFPYFIMLIFCGIPLFFMELSFGQFASQGCLGVWRISPMFKGVGYGMMVVSTYIGIYYNVVICIAFYYFFSSMTHVLPWAYCDNPWNTPDCAGVLDASNLTNGSRPAAPPGSLSHLLNHSLQRTSPSEEYWRLYVLKLSDDIGNFGEVRLPLLGCLGVSWVVVFLCLIRGVKSSGKVVYFTATFPYVVLTILFVRGVTLEGAFTGIMYYLTPQWDKILEAKVWGDAASQIFYSLGCAWGGLITMASYNKFHNNCYRDSIIISITNCATSIYAGFVIFSILGFMANHLGVDVSRVADHGPGLAFVAYPEALTLLPISPLWSLLFFFMLILLGLGTQFCLLETLVTAIVDEVGNEWILQKKTYVTLGVALAGFLLGIPLTSQAGIYWLLLMDNYAASFSLVIISCIMCVSIMYIYGHRNYFQDIQMMLGFPPPLFFQICWRFVSPAIIFFILVFTVIQYRPITYNHYQYPGWAVAIGFLMALSSVICIPLYALFQLCRTDGDTLLQRLKNATKPSRDWGPALLEHQTGRYAPTIPPSPEDGLEVQPLHPDKAQIPMVGSNGSSRLQDSRI; translated from the exons ATGGCCTCCGCTTGTGGACCTGTGGCCCTCTCCTCCCCAGAACAG AATGGTGCTGTGCCCAGCGAGGCCACCAAGAGGGACCAGAACCTCAAACGGGGCAACTGGGGCAACCAGATCGAGTTTGTACTGACGAGCGTGGGCTATGCCGTGGGCCTGGGCAATGTTTGGCGCTTCCCATACCTCTGCTATCGCAACGGGGGAG GAGCCTTCATGTTCCCCTACTTCATCATGCTGATTTTCTGCGGGATTCCCCTCTTCTTTATGGAGCTGTCCTTCGGCCAGTTTGCAAGTCAGGGCTGCCTGGGGGTCTGGAGGATCAGCCCCATGTTCAAAG GTGTGGGCTATGGCATGATGGTAGTGTCCACATATATCGGCATCTACTACAATGTGGTCATCTGCATCGCCTTCTACTACTTCTTCTCGTCCATGACGCATGTGCTACCCTGGGCTTACTGTGATAACCCCTGGAACACGCCTGACTGTGCCGGGGTGCTGGACGCCTCCAACCTCACCAATGGCTCCCGGCCCGCCGCCCCGCCAGGCAGCCTCTCCCACCTGCTCAACCACTCCCTCCAGCGGACCAGCCCCAGCGAGGAGTACTGGAG GCTGTACGTGCTGAAGCTCTCAGATGACATCGGGAACTTTGGGGAGGTGCGACTGCCCCTCCTTGGCTGCCTCGGTGTCTCTTGGGTGGTGGTCTTCCTCTGCCTCATCCGAGGGGTCAAGTCTTCAGGGAAA GTGGTGTACTTCACAGCCACGTTTCCCTACGTGGTGCTGACCATCCTGTTCGTCCGAGGTGTGACCCTGGAAGGAGCCTTCACTGGCATCATGTACTACCTGACCCCCCAGTGGGACAAGATCCTGGAGGCCAAG GTGTGGGGGGATGCTGCCTCCCAGATATTCTACTCGCTGGGCTGTGCCTGGGGAGGCCTCATCACCATGGCTTcctacaacaaattccataacaACTGCTATCG gGACAGCATCATCATTAGCATCACGAACTGTGCCACCAGCATCTACGCCGGGTTCGTCATCTTCTCCATCCTGGGCTTCATGGCCAATCACCTGGGTGTGGACGTGTCCCGTGTGGCTGACCATGGCCCTGGCCTAGCCTTCGTGGCTTACCCCGAGGCCCTCACCCTgctgcccatctccccactctgGTCCCTGCTCTTCTTCTTTATGCTCATCTTGCTGGGGCTGGGCACTCAG TTCTGCCTCCTAGAGACGCTGGTCACAGCCATTGTGGACGAGGTGGGAAATGAGTGGATCCTGCAGAAAAAGACCTACGTGACCTTGGGTGTGGCTTTggctggcttcctgctgggcatCCCCCTCACCAGCCAG GCAGGCATCTACTGGCTGCTGTTAATGGACAACTATGCGGCCAGCTTCTCCTTGGTCATTATCTCCTGCATCATGTGTGTGTCCATCATGTACATCTATG GGCACAGGAACTACTTCCAGGACATCCAGATGATGCTGGGCTTCCCACCGCCCCTCTTCTTCCAGATCTGCTGGCGCTTTGTGTCTCCAGCCATCATCTTT TTCATTCTCGTCTTCACCGTGATCCAGTACCGGCCAATCACCTACAACCACTACCAATACCCAGGCTGGGCTGTGGCCATCGGCTTCCTGATGGCTCTGTCCTCCGTCATTTGCATCCCCCTCTATGCCCTGTTCCAGCTCTGCCGCACAGATGGGGACACGCTCCTccag CGTTTGAAAAATGCCACAAAGCCAAGCAGAGACTGgggccctgccctcctggagcacCAGACTGGGCGCTATGCCCCCACCATCCCACCCTCTCCTGAAGACGGACTTGAGGTCCAGCCGCTGCACCCGGACAAGGCCCAGATCCCCATGGTGGGCAGTAACGGCTCTAGCCGCCTGCAGGACTCCCGGATATGA
- the SLC6A9 gene encoding sodium- and chloride-dependent glycine transporter 1 isoform X4 yields the protein MFPYFIMLIFCGIPLFFMELSFGQFASQGCLGVWRISPMFKGVGYGMMVVSTYIGIYYNVVICIAFYYFFSSMTHVLPWAYCDNPWNTPDCAGVLDASNLTNGSRPAAPPGSLSHLLNHSLQRTSPSEEYWRLYVLKLSDDIGNFGEVRLPLLGCLGVSWVVVFLCLIRGVKSSGKVVYFTATFPYVVLTILFVRGVTLEGAFTGIMYYLTPQWDKILEAKVWGDAASQIFYSLGCAWGGLITMASYNKFHNNCYRDSIIISITNCATSIYAGFVIFSILGFMANHLGVDVSRVADHGPGLAFVAYPEALTLLPISPLWSLLFFFMLILLGLGTQFCLLETLVTAIVDEVGNEWILQKKTYVTLGVALAGFLLGIPLTSQAGIYWLLLMDNYAASFSLVIISCIMCVSIMYIYGHRNYFQDIQMMLGFPPPLFFQICWRFVSPAIIFFILVFTVIQYRPITYNHYQYPGWAVAIGFLMALSSVICIPLYALFQLCRTDGDTLLQRLKNATKPSRDWGPALLEHQTGRYAPTIPPSPEDGLEVQPLHPDKAQIPMVGSNGSSRLQDSRI from the exons ATGTTCCCCTACTTCATCATGCTGATTTTCTGCGGGATTCCCCTCTTCTTTATGGAGCTGTCCTTCGGCCAGTTTGCAAGTCAGGGCTGCCTGGGGGTCTGGAGGATCAGCCCCATGTTCAAAG GTGTGGGCTATGGCATGATGGTAGTGTCCACATATATCGGCATCTACTACAATGTGGTCATCTGCATCGCCTTCTACTACTTCTTCTCGTCCATGACGCATGTGCTACCCTGGGCTTACTGTGATAACCCCTGGAACACGCCTGACTGTGCCGGGGTGCTGGACGCCTCCAACCTCACCAATGGCTCCCGGCCCGCCGCCCCGCCAGGCAGCCTCTCCCACCTGCTCAACCACTCCCTCCAGCGGACCAGCCCCAGCGAGGAGTACTGGAG GCTGTACGTGCTGAAGCTCTCAGATGACATCGGGAACTTTGGGGAGGTGCGACTGCCCCTCCTTGGCTGCCTCGGTGTCTCTTGGGTGGTGGTCTTCCTCTGCCTCATCCGAGGGGTCAAGTCTTCAGGGAAA GTGGTGTACTTCACAGCCACGTTTCCCTACGTGGTGCTGACCATCCTGTTCGTCCGAGGTGTGACCCTGGAAGGAGCCTTCACTGGCATCATGTACTACCTGACCCCCCAGTGGGACAAGATCCTGGAGGCCAAG GTGTGGGGGGATGCTGCCTCCCAGATATTCTACTCGCTGGGCTGTGCCTGGGGAGGCCTCATCACCATGGCTTcctacaacaaattccataacaACTGCTATCG gGACAGCATCATCATTAGCATCACGAACTGTGCCACCAGCATCTACGCCGGGTTCGTCATCTTCTCCATCCTGGGCTTCATGGCCAATCACCTGGGTGTGGACGTGTCCCGTGTGGCTGACCATGGCCCTGGCCTAGCCTTCGTGGCTTACCCCGAGGCCCTCACCCTgctgcccatctccccactctgGTCCCTGCTCTTCTTCTTTATGCTCATCTTGCTGGGGCTGGGCACTCAG TTCTGCCTCCTAGAGACGCTGGTCACAGCCATTGTGGACGAGGTGGGAAATGAGTGGATCCTGCAGAAAAAGACCTACGTGACCTTGGGTGTGGCTTTggctggcttcctgctgggcatCCCCCTCACCAGCCAG GCAGGCATCTACTGGCTGCTGTTAATGGACAACTATGCGGCCAGCTTCTCCTTGGTCATTATCTCCTGCATCATGTGTGTGTCCATCATGTACATCTATG GGCACAGGAACTACTTCCAGGACATCCAGATGATGCTGGGCTTCCCACCGCCCCTCTTCTTCCAGATCTGCTGGCGCTTTGTGTCTCCAGCCATCATCTTT TTCATTCTCGTCTTCACCGTGATCCAGTACCGGCCAATCACCTACAACCACTACCAATACCCAGGCTGGGCTGTGGCCATCGGCTTCCTGATGGCTCTGTCCTCCGTCATTTGCATCCCCCTCTATGCCCTGTTCCAGCTCTGCCGCACAGATGGGGACACGCTCCTccag CGTTTGAAAAATGCCACAAAGCCAAGCAGAGACTGgggccctgccctcctggagcacCAGACTGGGCGCTATGCCCCCACCATCCCACCCTCTCCTGAAGACGGACTTGAGGTCCAGCCGCTGCACCCGGACAAGGCCCAGATCCCCATGGTGGGCAGTAACGGCTCTAGCCGCCTGCAGGACTCCCGGATATGA
- the SLC6A9 gene encoding sodium- and chloride-dependent glycine transporter 1 isoform X3, whose translation MVLCPARPPRGTRTSNGATGATRSRAFMFPYFIMLIFCGIPLFFMELSFGQFASQGCLGVWRISPMFKGVGYGMMVVSTYIGIYYNVVICIAFYYFFSSMTHVLPWAYCDNPWNTPDCAGVLDASNLTNGSRPAAPPGSLSHLLNHSLQRTSPSEEYWRLYVLKLSDDIGNFGEVRLPLLGCLGVSWVVVFLCLIRGVKSSGKVVYFTATFPYVVLTILFVRGVTLEGAFTGIMYYLTPQWDKILEAKVWGDAASQIFYSLGCAWGGLITMASYNKFHNNCYRDSIIISITNCATSIYAGFVIFSILGFMANHLGVDVSRVADHGPGLAFVAYPEALTLLPISPLWSLLFFFMLILLGLGTQFCLLETLVTAIVDEVGNEWILQKKTYVTLGVALAGFLLGIPLTSQAGIYWLLLMDNYAASFSLVIISCIMCVSIMYIYGHRNYFQDIQMMLGFPPPLFFQICWRFVSPAIIFFILVFTVIQYRPITYNHYQYPGWAVAIGFLMALSSVICIPLYALFQLCRTDGDTLLQRLKNATKPSRDWGPALLEHQTGRYAPTIPPSPEDGLEVQPLHPDKAQIPMVGSNGSSRLQDSRI comes from the exons ATGGTGCTGTGCCCAGCGAGGCCACCAAGAGGGACCAGAACCTCAAACGGGGCAACTGGGGCAACCAGATCGA GAGCCTTCATGTTCCCCTACTTCATCATGCTGATTTTCTGCGGGATTCCCCTCTTCTTTATGGAGCTGTCCTTCGGCCAGTTTGCAAGTCAGGGCTGCCTGGGGGTCTGGAGGATCAGCCCCATGTTCAAAG GTGTGGGCTATGGCATGATGGTAGTGTCCACATATATCGGCATCTACTACAATGTGGTCATCTGCATCGCCTTCTACTACTTCTTCTCGTCCATGACGCATGTGCTACCCTGGGCTTACTGTGATAACCCCTGGAACACGCCTGACTGTGCCGGGGTGCTGGACGCCTCCAACCTCACCAATGGCTCCCGGCCCGCCGCCCCGCCAGGCAGCCTCTCCCACCTGCTCAACCACTCCCTCCAGCGGACCAGCCCCAGCGAGGAGTACTGGAG GCTGTACGTGCTGAAGCTCTCAGATGACATCGGGAACTTTGGGGAGGTGCGACTGCCCCTCCTTGGCTGCCTCGGTGTCTCTTGGGTGGTGGTCTTCCTCTGCCTCATCCGAGGGGTCAAGTCTTCAGGGAAA GTGGTGTACTTCACAGCCACGTTTCCCTACGTGGTGCTGACCATCCTGTTCGTCCGAGGTGTGACCCTGGAAGGAGCCTTCACTGGCATCATGTACTACCTGACCCCCCAGTGGGACAAGATCCTGGAGGCCAAG GTGTGGGGGGATGCTGCCTCCCAGATATTCTACTCGCTGGGCTGTGCCTGGGGAGGCCTCATCACCATGGCTTcctacaacaaattccataacaACTGCTATCG gGACAGCATCATCATTAGCATCACGAACTGTGCCACCAGCATCTACGCCGGGTTCGTCATCTTCTCCATCCTGGGCTTCATGGCCAATCACCTGGGTGTGGACGTGTCCCGTGTGGCTGACCATGGCCCTGGCCTAGCCTTCGTGGCTTACCCCGAGGCCCTCACCCTgctgcccatctccccactctgGTCCCTGCTCTTCTTCTTTATGCTCATCTTGCTGGGGCTGGGCACTCAG TTCTGCCTCCTAGAGACGCTGGTCACAGCCATTGTGGACGAGGTGGGAAATGAGTGGATCCTGCAGAAAAAGACCTACGTGACCTTGGGTGTGGCTTTggctggcttcctgctgggcatCCCCCTCACCAGCCAG GCAGGCATCTACTGGCTGCTGTTAATGGACAACTATGCGGCCAGCTTCTCCTTGGTCATTATCTCCTGCATCATGTGTGTGTCCATCATGTACATCTATG GGCACAGGAACTACTTCCAGGACATCCAGATGATGCTGGGCTTCCCACCGCCCCTCTTCTTCCAGATCTGCTGGCGCTTTGTGTCTCCAGCCATCATCTTT TTCATTCTCGTCTTCACCGTGATCCAGTACCGGCCAATCACCTACAACCACTACCAATACCCAGGCTGGGCTGTGGCCATCGGCTTCCTGATGGCTCTGTCCTCCGTCATTTGCATCCCCCTCTATGCCCTGTTCCAGCTCTGCCGCACAGATGGGGACACGCTCCTccag CGTTTGAAAAATGCCACAAAGCCAAGCAGAGACTGgggccctgccctcctggagcacCAGACTGGGCGCTATGCCCCCACCATCCCACCCTCTCCTGAAGACGGACTTGAGGTCCAGCCGCTGCACCCGGACAAGGCCCAGATCCCCATGGTGGGCAGTAACGGCTCTAGCCGCCTGCAGGACTCCCGGATATGA